The nucleotide sequence GGCCCGTATCTCAGTGCCAGTGTGGGGGACCTTCCTCTCAGAACCCCTAAGGATCGTCGCCTTGGTGCGCCATTACCGCACCAACTAGCTAATCCTACGCATGCCCATCTCTTACCGATAAATCTTTAATATAAAAAACATGCGATCTTTATATACCATGGGGTATTAATCCGGGTTTCCCCGGGCTATCCCCCTGTAAAAGGTAGGTTGCATACGCGTTACGCACCCGTGCGCCACTCTCAATATCCCGAAAGATATCTACCGTCCGACTTGCATGTATTAGGCCTGCCGCTAGCGTTCATCCTGAGCCAGGATCAAACTCTCCATTGTAAAGTTTCTATTGACGTGCCTATCCTTAAATAGGCAACTCTTCTTTTCCTTACCGACCTATTGTCGTATCTTATTATCGTCTTACAGTACTTCAATGAACTTGTCCGACGGCACTTTAGCCGTCTTTGTGAAACCGGACACCTTAACGTCCCAATCCCCTATGTCTTTGCCCGTCTGCTTTCCAGACCGGCCGCTTTTCCCTTTCGCTCTGCAAAGCTCCGAAAAAGAACTTTATTTTGCAAAACAAGTCTTGAATTAATTTTTTCGAAGTTTTTCAAAACCAAACCCATCCTTTGTTCCGTCTTTCCGGAAACCGTTGACCGTTTGGGTCTGCAAAGGTGAGGAAAATATTTCGTTTTACAACAAGACTTTTCAAAATATTTTTCGGAAAGTTATCCAAGGCCCTTTCGGCACCTGCCATCACTTCCGCCTTCCCCCTTTTGGGTCTGCAAAGATAAACGCTTTTTCCTTAACGGAAAAACATTTTTTTCAAATTTGTTTTCCCCTACTGGAACACAATCTCTTACATCAATCTTGGAGGAAAAACCCTCCGCTTTTCAAACCCTGTCCGTCCAACAGGATGACAAAGGTAAGAAAGGTTTTACCTGCTGCAAGGGATTTTACCAAAAATAAAACTCGATTTAGGCTAAAACACTGAAAAGCAACATTAAAAAAATAGAACAAAAGAATAAGCCCCGAAACCGGGGCTTAAAGCAGGATTATAATTTCCTTAATTTGATATTTCTCCACGCAACTTTAATTCCTCCACCGTCGTGGATCTGTAAACAAATCCCTCCTTCTCCTTCTCCAATCTTAGCATCAGAGAAATCAACCATTTCAGTTCCGTTCAACCAGCTAATAACTCTATCTCCTTCAACACGGATCTTCATCTTATTCCACTCACCAAATTTCAAGGCTTTATCTTTTTCCGGATCTGGCTTGATCAACCATCCTCTACCATATGACTCATAGATTCCACCTGTAGCATGACCTGGAGGCGCTACTTCTACCTGCCAGCCTTGCACTTTAGTTCCTTCTACAGTAGAACGAATAAAAACACCACTGTTTCCATCAGCACCTTGCTTAAATTCCAATTCCAATTCAAAATCCTTGAAATCTTCATTCGTACCCAAATAGCCATATCCTTTATCCGGGCCACTTTCACAGATCAAAAGACCATCCTCTACATACCACTTCTCCGTGCCATAAACAGTCCATCCAGATAAATCCTTACCATTGAACAATTTAATCTTCTTGGCTACCACACCTGCAGCTGTCAAAGCAACCACAATCGGTATAATCAATAAATAACGCTGAATTCTTTTCATTTTTATAGTTTTCTAATTTTAATGTTTTTATACCAAGTTTTAGCACCATGGTCCTGCAACCCTATATAACCAGACTTTGCCTCTCCATAATCAGGGTAATCTTTCCACTTACCTTCAGACTTTCTTTGCTTCCAGTCATCAGACCAAGGATCAAAAGAAACGGTTTTCTTACCATTCAAGAAATACTCCGCCTTGTCTTCAGTAAAAACAATTCTGGTAGTATTCCATTCACCAGCAGGCTTTACAGCACCTTCAAAATCCGGAGTATACATACCGTAATCAGCACCGATTGATTGCCACATCTCTAATTTTTGAGGAAAACCGATTTGATCAATCACCTGATATTCCGGAGCTGTATAATAAGGTGCCTTATGTTTTTCTTCGTCCACAATATGGTAGAAGATACCACTATTACCTCCCTCAGCAATTTTCCATTCCAATTTCAACTCAAATTCACCGAATTCCTCAGCACCATACACCACGTCTCCTCCAATATCACCGCCTTTTCCAAGTGCTACAAACAATTCATCTTCAATTATCCATCCAGCAGGCAATTCTTTGGCTGCATATCCCCTCCAACCCTCTGCACTTTTTCCATCAAACAACAATTGCCATCCTTCAGACTTTTCTTCTTCCGTCAAGGCATTTACTGCAGCGACTTCTTCCGTAACTGCTACTTCAACAACTTCAGCTTCAGTGGCACTTTCTTTACCACCTCCGCATGCAGACAATACTGCTGCAAGGGCAAAAATACTTAGTGTTTTCTTTTTCATATTTAATTGAGTTTAAACTATTTTCATATTTACTGGATCCCATTTGATAAACTTATCCTCAAACAAGCTATCATTACAAAGTAAAGCCGGAGCAGCTGCCCTAAAGCCAAATACGGGATCCTCCACTACCGTGCCACCATTCCTGATCGCGCCAAAGAAATTAGAAAAATGATCATAATGAGCTCCCTTATATTCTTTTTCTGCTTTGTAAACCATCTCCCTTGGCGGAACTATTTCAGCCCTCTTCTCTTCAACGTCCCCGTTAAGCCTTGCCTGAGCTGCTAAAAACGGATCATCACCCACATCATTGCTGTTAAGCTTTACTACCACTTCTTCCCATTTCACATCCATGGACCCCTTTGTCCCCACAATTCTAAGATAGGTAGTCCCACTGGTACCATCCTTAAAATTACATCTTAATGAAAGATTAAAACCAGGATGCTGCTCGGATTCGGGATAATCAAATGTACCTAATAATACATCCGGCACCTCACGACCATCTTTCCAATATCTCAATCCTCCCATAGAGGAAATCTTGGTAGGCCCTAAGGAATTTGTAATATAATGTAAGCTCGAAAACAAGTGAACAAACAAATCACCAGACATACCTGTACCATAATCCCTGTAGTTTCTCCATCTAAAGAACCTCAACGGATCCCAATCTCTCTTTTTGGTGTTGGAAACAAACTTATCCCAGTCTACAGTGGATTCATCTCCATCTTCAGGCACATGATACTGCCATGCACCTGCAGCTGAATTTCTAGCCCAGAAACCTTCTGCATAAATTATATCGCCAATTGCCCCCTCAGCCAATAACTCCCGGGCTTTTTCATTCCCCAATGACGAAAGCCCCTGACTTCCCACCATAAATATCTTGCCTGATTTCTTCCATGCATCAATAACCTCATGGCCTTCCTCTACTGAATGTACCATTGGTTTTTCACAGTAGACATGTTTTCCTGCTTTCAATGCGTCTATACTGATCTGTTTGTGCCAATGATCTGGGGTTCCGATAATCACCGCATCAATATCTTTACGCTTCAGGATATCTTTATAATCCATGGTAGTGTATAAATGATCACCCCATTTCTTTTTGGCACTTTCTAACCTTCCTTGGTAAAGGTCACAAACAGCTAACATCTTTACATTAGGAGTTTGAAGCGCTGTATTCATATCTTCGGTTCCCATTCCACCAGCACCAATTAACGCTACATTAATAGTCTTCCCGGCAAAATCCTCCCCAGCTCTTTTAATGATGTCAAACTTTTTATTTTCCTCAGCGAAAACCATAGGTGCCACTGCAGCAGAAGCCCCAGCCAACCCTAGCTTCTTGAGGAAAAACCTTCTATTATTCTTCATGAGACATATTATTTAAAATCTAAGGACATAAATATAATATTTTCACATATATATTTTAAGTTATACTATTTTTTTTATTAATATATCTTTCCAATGGTTACATTCAGTGATGACCGTGAGTGTGTTATAGCACTACTTATAAAAGTATATAGCATTAGCTTCTTATAAGTTAACCACTGCGTCATTTAATCCGGAATTAAATACTATTTGAAAAGCTTGAAAAATAGTTGATCACTGAAATGCACAAGATTAAATCACATAAAAATCCTCCCACCTTTAACTCTACACAATTAATAGCAAAAAGATCCTAACAGCTCAAACCTGAGGTCCTTATTATTTATTTTGTCCGATGATCCGCTATGGTGCCAGTAGCAGTTACAAACCAAACCAATCAGCTCCTTAATGGTTGGAAAAATATTGACCTATCTCCATAACAGAAAGAAGAGAGCTTAAGCTGCATCTAGCTAAAATACTGAATGGTATGTTTCCTAACTTTGCTAGGACTTAAGGTGTAGATTTCCCTAAGTTCCTATTAAGAAAAACACAGCTAAAACACGGGATAAACACGGCTTAACTAGGGGTTAAATACGGGTTAAACCATGAACGTTAAAAATGTTAAATTCAATCAATATGGACCAATTTCACACCAGTCACTTGACAGTCAAGAGATTTCCCATTGATTCCACGGATATACCGAGCGGACAGATAGGTATAATCAATCATTTCTGTTAGAGCCGTACTATTTGGAGATAATGTTTTGAAGTGTAAAATATACTGGTCTAGTAGAGGAAATATAACTTATATTAAAAGATTCAAATAATTGTAAAATTAAGTCAAATGGACTTATTTACTTGGCAAAATAGCGTGTTTCAAGTCAGCAATCATGGCAGCTATATCTTCCAGTGAGGTTGTTTTGGACTTGTCCTTCGGATTAGGAAAATCGGTGCTAATAAACGCTTTAGCCTCCCAAACTTCCCTTACATCCTCTCCAGGGATCTCATATGGCTTGTAAAAATCGTTATCAGAAACCAGGAATAGCTTACCATTCTCTTCTAAGTAGTTAAAAACTCTTTTATAAACAACTCCTTCCGTGTCAGTGACCAATATATAGGTGTTTCCACTTTTGATATCCGTCAGTTGTTCCACATAAGCCCCGATCACCACAGTACCAGAAGGCAAGGGAAGCATACTATCACCTTTGATTTCGAAAGCACGGTAAGTAACATTCTTATTCAAATTAGGCAAATGGAATTGGGGCAATTGCTGCATATATTCAGGATCTGCATATCCATTCAAATAACCTGCTGATGCTTTTTGAGGGACCATGGTGATATTTTCATTTTCCTCTTGGTCCAAAGATACAGTCAGGATCTTGATTTCCTTTTTCTGGGTTGCTCTCCTGCCCTTCTCCTCAATATCATGATACAATAGTTCATCCAAGGAAACAGAAAAAATATCCCCTATTAATTTTAATGTAGTCAGCTTTGGCTCAGACCTTCCGTCCTCATATGCGGATATCATTGTACGTTTTATCCCCAATTGATCAGAAAGATTTTCTTGGGTCATTTGCTTGGACTTCCTGAGATATTTTAAGTTTTTCCCTAAAACCATTGTCTACGAATTATGCACTGTAAAGATAAAAATTATGATCGTCCCTCCAGTTATTTTTAAAGGAAAAACGATTGAGATCCATCCTTGATCTTTCCATCATTTCTATCCTTTCTCGTATTTCCTGAATCACATCCCCAACAGCCCTGTTACCAGTAACTAACAAATAACCATATTTTGGATGAGCCTCATCATCTACATAAAATTTCACCTGATGGTTTCCCGAAGCTAACTGCTTACTTACGATCCTGATTTTTGCTGAAGTTGTCATATTCTATTCCTTTAATTTACTTTCACTAAGGTAGCGTATGTTTATTAAATAAACAATACAGGGTTATTTATAAACACTAAATTGAGACATTAATTGTCTCAAAAATAAAAAAACAAACTATTATGGTGCATCAATATGACATCCACAGTTTCTTACCCTTCCTCCTCCTAAAGTATTTAGCCGAAAATCAGTTTATTCGTCCATTAATCTAAAATCTTATCATAAACCCAACACTTTGAGGCCTATATCAGTTGATATATTATAAACCAAAGAACCAAATGAACCTATCTAGATCAATTTTTACGATTTTACTTTTCACTATCACGATGAGCTTACAGGCGCAAATAAGTCTGAAAGGGAGGATTGTTGATAATAATACCGATGAACCATTACTTTTTGCCCAAGTCGCACTTTTTGAAGCGGGGACAGACAATAATATTACACACACACAGTCTGATGAAGATGGCTACTTCCAACTGGCAACTGAAAAAGGTAATTATGATGTTAAGATATTCCTTATTGGCTTTGAAGATAAAATACTAGATGATATAGACCTCCAAGCCAATAAAGATTTGGGGAAAATCACGCTCGTATCAGAAAACCAACAATTAAACGAGGTTGTAGTCAAGTCCAGTTCTATCCCTATGCGTACTGATGTAGAGGGAATTGTCATTACCCCAGAAAACAATTTGGCCAATATTGGAGGAACCTTATTGGACCTACTGCGAAACACACCTTCAGTGAGTGTATCTGAGGATGGGTCCATCTCCCTAAGAGGAAGCTCTGCCACCAATGTTCTCATCAATGGCAGAAACTCTTCCTTGACAAAAAACTTGGATCAAATTCCGGCCAGTGCCATAGACCAAGTAAAGATCATCAATAATCCGAACGCAAGATATGATGCAGAAGCAGAAGGTGGCGTGATCAATATTATCCTGAAGAAGGGTGAAAATATGGGTACACATGGAGGAGCCGAAATCACTTATGGCACCAGAGATCGCTTAAACACAGGAGCTAGAATCAACCATACCACTGCCAAATTCAACGTTTATGCAGGTTATAACTACCGTAATTGGAAAGGTGTTGGAAATAGGTCTGTATTCAGGGAAATCTTTGAAGACAATGAATTGCTCAATCAAAACACAGCTTCCAGTGACAAACGGGTCAATCACAACCTCAACTATGGCGCTGATTATTATTTTGGCAAAAATTCCTTAAGCTACCAAGGTGTGTATTTTACTGGAGATGATTATGACAACAGGACGCTGTATTCCCAATTAACGGAGAAACCTACAGGGGACACTATCTTGGAATATATTAGAAAAAACAGCGAATCGGAAGCCGATGATGGATATGACAATGCTATGATTTATGAGAGGACCTTTGATGACAAAAACAGGGAGTTTAAGATAAGCGTCAATAACTCCTACCAAAACCAATACAAAATCCAAAATATCGACATCTACAGGGATGCTTCAGAGGTCGTTCCAGAAAATCTCAATGGCAGACAGCAGGCCCTTACAGATGAAAAAAGGTACACTACCGTAGCCCAGGCTGATTATGTTCATCCCATTAATGAAAAGGTAAAACTGGAGATGGGGCTTAAATCTACTTTTAGAAAATTTGACAATGACTATAAGTTCTATGAGTTTTCGGAAAGCGAAAATGACTTTGTAGAAAATCCTGATGTGAGTAATCACTTCCTTTACAAAGACAGGATTCAGGCAGCCTATTTTATCTATTCCAGAAGTTCAGAGAAATTTGACTACACACTGGGCACCAGAGCTGAACACACCCATGTGGAAGGACTATTATATAATACCAATGAACTTAATAAACAGGATTATCTCAATCTCTTTCCCAGTATTCAAACACTATATAAACTAGATGACAAAAACTCCTTTAAATTCACCTATAGTCGCCGTATAGATAGACCAACAGCCTGGAGACTAAACCCATTTCCTGATATTACCGATTCGCTCAGCGTCCGAAGAGGTAATCCTGAGTTAGCACCAGAAATGATTGATTCCTTTGAAATTGGTCATATGGTCAACTTCGAAAACTCCAGTTTGACGACCAATCTGTTTTACAGACATACCAACGGTGTATTGGATTATATCACGGTAATTGAGGATGGAATTTCATATATGCAACCAGAAAATCTAAATTCTGGTACTGCTTACGGAGTAGAATTCATTGGAATTGCAGACATTACCGATTGGTGGAATATAAATGGTAGTATATCTGCATTTTACACCAAAGTAGACGGTTCCAATATAGGAGAAGAATTTGTCAGCGATGGTTTTATGTTGGTTTCAAAAATCACAAGTAGCTTCAAATTACCATATGGATTGAATTTACAATTAGTAGGGGACTATGAATCTCCTGAAGTGGAAGCACAAGGAAAAGATTATGCTCGCTACAGTATGGATGCTACCTTGCTAAAGAATTTCTTTGAAGAAAAAGGAAGTCTATCCCTAAGTGTTAGAGATGTTTTCAATACCGCTAATTTTGGTGGCTATAACCGATCAAACCAGTTTTACCAAGAATTTAGAAACAATTGGGAAACTAGGATATTACTGATTAGTGCCAGATATAATTTTTAAAATATAAAAGCCGGTCATTTTTGAGACCGGCTTTTTTTGGATCACTTTCCAAATTTCCCTTTGAGCATGGCCAGCTTGGCCGCTAAATCCCCTTCTGGCTCTTTTTCACGCTCTCTTCTTCTCTCTCTATTTCCTCCACCAGATTTGCCTTTTCCTCTTTCGGCAAAAGGATCAGACTTCATACTCAAACCAATACGTTTTCTAGCCAAATCGATTTCAACCACTGTAACCTCTACTTTTTGGTTTACAGTTACCACTTCATTTGGATCAGAAACATATCGGTCAGCCAAATGACTCAAATGCACCAATCCATCCTGATGAACCCCAACATCCACAAAAGCACCAAAATTGGTAATATTGGTAA is from Echinicola marina and encodes:
- a CDS encoding 3-keto-disaccharide hydrolase, which encodes MKRIQRYLLIIPIVVALTAAGVVAKKIKLFNGKDLSGWTVYGTEKWYVEDGLLICESGPDKGYGYLGTNEDFKDFELELEFKQGADGNSGVFIRSTVEGTKVQGWQVEVAPPGHATGGIYESYGRGWLIKPDPEKDKALKFGEWNKMKIRVEGDRVISWLNGTEMVDFSDAKIGEGEGGICLQIHDGGGIKVAWRNIKLRKL
- a CDS encoding 3-keto-disaccharide hydrolase, which encodes MKKKTLSIFALAAVLSACGGGKESATEAEVVEVAVTEEVAAVNALTEEEKSEGWQLLFDGKSAEGWRGYAAKELPAGWIIEDELFVALGKGGDIGGDVVYGAEEFGEFELKLEWKIAEGGNSGIFYHIVDEEKHKAPYYTAPEYQVIDQIGFPQKLEMWQSIGADYGMYTPDFEGAVKPAGEWNTTRIVFTEDKAEYFLNGKKTVSFDPWSDDWKQRKSEGKWKDYPDYGEAKSGYIGLQDHGAKTWYKNIKIRKL
- a CDS encoding Gfo/Idh/MocA family protein, which gives rise to MKNNRRFFLKKLGLAGASAAVAPMVFAEENKKFDIIKRAGEDFAGKTINVALIGAGGMGTEDMNTALQTPNVKMLAVCDLYQGRLESAKKKWGDHLYTTMDYKDILKRKDIDAVIIGTPDHWHKQISIDALKAGKHVYCEKPMVHSVEEGHEVIDAWKKSGKIFMVGSQGLSSLGNEKARELLAEGAIGDIIYAEGFWARNSAAGAWQYHVPEDGDESTVDWDKFVSNTKKRDWDPLRFFRWRNYRDYGTGMSGDLFVHLFSSLHYITNSLGPTKISSMGGLRYWKDGREVPDVLLGTFDYPESEQHPGFNLSLRCNFKDGTSGTTYLRIVGTKGSMDVKWEEVVVKLNSNDVGDDPFLAAQARLNGDVEEKRAEIVPPREMVYKAEKEYKGAHYDHFSNFFGAIRNGGTVVEDPVFGFRAAAPALLCNDSLFEDKFIKWDPVNMKIV
- a CDS encoding XRE family transcriptional regulator — its product is MVLGKNLKYLRKSKQMTQENLSDQLGIKRTMISAYEDGRSEPKLTTLKLIGDIFSVSLDELLYHDIEEKGRRATQKKEIKILTVSLDQEENENITMVPQKASAGYLNGYADPEYMQQLPQFHLPNLNKNVTYRAFEIKGDSMLPLPSGTVVIGAYVEQLTDIKSGNTYILVTDTEGVVYKRVFNYLEENGKLFLVSDNDFYKPYEIPGEDVREVWEAKAFISTDFPNPKDKSKTTSLEDIAAMIADLKHAILPSK
- a CDS encoding TonB-dependent receptor family protein; its protein translation is MNLSRSIFTILLFTITMSLQAQISLKGRIVDNNTDEPLLFAQVALFEAGTDNNITHTQSDEDGYFQLATEKGNYDVKIFLIGFEDKILDDIDLQANKDLGKITLVSENQQLNEVVVKSSSIPMRTDVEGIVITPENNLANIGGTLLDLLRNTPSVSVSEDGSISLRGSSATNVLINGRNSSLTKNLDQIPASAIDQVKIINNPNARYDAEAEGGVINIILKKGENMGTHGGAEITYGTRDRLNTGARINHTTAKFNVYAGYNYRNWKGVGNRSVFREIFEDNELLNQNTASSDKRVNHNLNYGADYYFGKNSLSYQGVYFTGDDYDNRTLYSQLTEKPTGDTILEYIRKNSESEADDGYDNAMIYERTFDDKNREFKISVNNSYQNQYKIQNIDIYRDASEVVPENLNGRQQALTDEKRYTTVAQADYVHPINEKVKLEMGLKSTFRKFDNDYKFYEFSESENDFVENPDVSNHFLYKDRIQAAYFIYSRSSEKFDYTLGTRAEHTHVEGLLYNTNELNKQDYLNLFPSIQTLYKLDDKNSFKFTYSRRIDRPTAWRLNPFPDITDSLSVRRGNPELAPEMIDSFEIGHMVNFENSSLTTNLFYRHTNGVLDYITVIEDGISYMQPENLNSGTAYGVEFIGIADITDWWNINGSISAFYTKVDGSNIGEEFVSDGFMLVSKITSSFKLPYGLNLQLVGDYESPEVEAQGKDYARYSMDATLLKNFFEEKGSLSLSVRDVFNTANFGGYNRSNQFYQEFRNNWETRILLISARYNF